In Crinalium epipsammum PCC 9333, the genomic window AGATGACTAATACCGTTACTCTCAGACATATAAAGCACTTAAATTAGGCAAAATTATTTGCTTGCTGGATAAGGGGTTGATTGTGGTGCAAAAATGGTTATTTCCAACGGTAAGTGAAATTCTAGCCCAAAATCAAACGAGTCTGGTTGGGCAAATTGTGATGGACAACGCGATTCAGCGCGTGACTAATCGTACTGCGCGGGAACAAGAGAAAGCAGAGCGAGAGTGGTGTGGTGCAATCGCATCCTTAGAAAAATTGCTCACTTCATTGATTGACACTTCTGAGTATAACTATGAGCCGTCTGTAAACGGATTAGTTTTAGCTGCCCCTGTGCCAGTTTTGAGTAATCCCCAATTAATTTCTCACTTTAAAACAGGGATTTTTACCGCAGACTCATTTAATCATCTAGCTTTAATGCCCTTTAAACTGCCACCCGCGACAGCAAGCTGTTGTGAGACAATAAATGCAGCTTTGGAGTTGCCCTTAATAGCGGCTGATCCATTAACAATGGAACAGTTTTGTGTAGTTTTTACTCGTCAATTTAGCTTGGTGATGGTTTTAGGGGAAGACATCGAGGGAAATCCAGCGTTTCAATTTTCCTTTGATCCTGAAGATATTTTACAAGTGTGGCGATCGCTACGGGCGCGAATCATACTCACCAATCCACATCAATTACCTCATCTCGATCAGCTTGTGCAGGAGTTTACTCCCATAGCACCTGATTATCGAATTGTGATGGAATTCACTCGCCAACTGCTAAAACATTTACCAGAAGAGATGGCGACTCCTAGTAATTTTGCAGGTAAAGTAGGATGCGATCGCGCAGCGACTTCGCAGGAGTATCGCGCAGCGACTCCACAAGAGTATCAGCTAGAAATAAAAAGCAAAGAATTAGACAATACTATATTTCACTCACAAGATACTTGGAGTGAGCAATTAACTCAAAACTTTAATCAAAACAGTCCCGATGTAGAACTATTACAAGCACTAACTCACGAAATTCGTACACCATTAACTACTATTCGTACTCTTACTAAACTACTCTTAAAACGGCGAGAATTAGCACCAGAAGTAATCAAACGTCTGGAAATTATCGACCATGAGTGTACTGAACAAATTAACCGTATGGAGCTAATTTTTCGGGGAGTGGAATTAGCAACATCAACACCTAAACAAGCACCAGTCCATTTAACAACAATCTCCCTAACTCAATTGCTACAGCAAAGTATTCCTCGTTGGCAACAACAAGCCAAACGGCGTAACCTAACATTAGAAATTGACTTACCCCAAAAGCTGCCAACCGTAATTACTAATCCTGCTATGCTCGATCAGGTACTTACTGGATTAATGGAAAATTTCACCCGCAATCTACCAGCAGGTGGTCATATTCAAATAGAAGTAACCCCTGCTGGTAATCAACTAAAATTACAACTCCAGTCTCAATTAGATTTAGATGAAAACTCCAAATCAACAACAGACTCACGGAGAAAATTAATTGGTCAATTATTGATGTTCCAGCCAGAGACTGGCAGTTTGAGTTTGAATATGAACGTCACTAAAAATTTATTTCAAGCCCTTGGAGGTAAGTTAATTGTACGTCAGCGACCTCAACAAGGTGAAGTTTTGACAATTTTCTTACCGCTCAACGTTAGCAACACAGAAGCTATTACTTGTTAGGCAGCACAATAACTTATTGAAGCTTGTTTAGCTATTATTAGTCTGAAGCAGCGAAGATAATGAATTACGCTGTAACCAGACACATAGTTTCATGTATGCGTTATCTTCTAGTTTCAATTGATATTTACCACTTTTAACTTCTTCCCTAAACTGTTCACTTGTCCATCCTGATGTATCTCTAATTAGGTCTTCAAACATACCAAATGGAAGCAATATACTTTCAACTTCTACATCGTCTTCACTAAACACGATGTTTTCTAATCTAAACTTATAGCCAGACCATCTAATAGTAGGTAGTCTCTTAACTGCATTCTGTAAGTTAAGTATTACGCAATTTCTATCTAAATCAGGATTTTGATCGCCATGCCTTATCCACCAGTAAAGATTATGTCTAACAAAATATTTACCATTTTCGTTAATACACACCTCTATTTCTACACCAGTCACATCTAAAAATTGACGAGTCATTACTCTAGCTTCACCTTCAGGCATTGGCTCTAATTCCTCCCAGAGTTCCTTTTCATTAGTATCTTTTTGATTAAATTTAGTAACTTGAGTCGGATTGACAAATTCTATAGGGATAGGATCGTCTTCTAAGGCATCTAAACCTGCAATTTCTTGTTTAATTTCCGGTACATTTGCTAAAATTGCTTCTACCTGAATACTGCTAAAAGCCATAAATTCTACACCAGCAATAGTCCGGCAAGTGGAATCAGACATAAAGTCAACTAAATGGTCAAACGGGGTTAGATCTATTCTTATGCCGTTGTACTCAGTTTCCCAATAGCCGAATTTTCCTAAAGACTTAGACTCGGTATTGTATTCTTTCCATTTCAATGAACTAGCTTTTTTATTAATGTTTTTTAATGCGCTTCTTATTCTACCTGATATGCCCCGCTTACCATAGACAGGATAAACTAAGTATATTGTTGGTGGTTCTTCAGTGGCTATAGGGTCAAACCCAAATATCATAGTGTTAAACTTGGCTAACTGCTGAAGGCTCTGCTGTAATGCGACTTCTGATGGAGTTATTCTTTTAACTGGCGATACTACTTTAGACCAGTTTAACGGTGGCTTGTAGAGTTTGATGAATTCATTTTCTAATTCTGTAAGAGTTTTAACATCATTACTACAAGTCATCCACCTAATAGTAATAGGTGTTTTCCGATTTAACCTTTTGAGTTGATTATATCTATGGTGTTCACGCCATCGCTCAACTAAATTAACTGTTCTGCCAACATAAATAACCTGCCCTTGATTATCAGATACAAAGTAAATAGCTGCACAATTAGGTAAATTACTTTTTTCT contains:
- a CDS encoding sensor histidine kinase, producing the protein MVQKWLFPTVSEILAQNQTSLVGQIVMDNAIQRVTNRTAREQEKAEREWCGAIASLEKLLTSLIDTSEYNYEPSVNGLVLAAPVPVLSNPQLISHFKTGIFTADSFNHLALMPFKLPPATASCCETINAALELPLIAADPLTMEQFCVVFTRQFSLVMVLGEDIEGNPAFQFSFDPEDILQVWRSLRARIILTNPHQLPHLDQLVQEFTPIAPDYRIVMEFTRQLLKHLPEEMATPSNFAGKVGCDRAATSQEYRAATPQEYQLEIKSKELDNTIFHSQDTWSEQLTQNFNQNSPDVELLQALTHEIRTPLTTIRTLTKLLLKRRELAPEVIKRLEIIDHECTEQINRMELIFRGVELATSTPKQAPVHLTTISLTQLLQQSIPRWQQQAKRRNLTLEIDLPQKLPTVITNPAMLDQVLTGLMENFTRNLPAGGHIQIEVTPAGNQLKLQLQSQLDLDENSKSTTDSRRKLIGQLLMFQPETGSLSLNMNVTKNLFQALGGKLIVRQRPQQGEVLTIFLPLNVSNTEAITC
- a CDS encoding GIY-YIG nuclease family protein, coding for MLLNNFNISELPAIKLSEKSNLPNCAAIYFVSDNQGQVIYVGRTVNLVERWREHHRYNQLKRLNRKTPITIRWMTCSNDVKTLTELENEFIKLYKPPLNWSKVVSPVKRITPSEVALQQSLQQLAKFNTMIFGFDPIATEEPPTIYLVYPVYGKRGISGRIRSALKNINKKASSLKWKEYNTESKSLGKFGYWETEYNGIRIDLTPFDHLVDFMSDSTCRTIAGVEFMAFSSIQVEAILANVPEIKQEIAGLDALEDDPIPIEFVNPTQVTKFNQKDTNEKELWEELEPMPEGEARVMTRQFLDVTGVEIEVCINENGKYFVRHNLYWWIRHGDQNPDLDRNCVILNLQNAVKRLPTIRWSGYKFRLENIVFSEDDVEVESILLPFGMFEDLIRDTSGWTSEQFREEVKSGKYQLKLEDNAYMKLCVWLQRNSLSSLLQTNNS